From Salvia splendens isolate huo1 chromosome 16, SspV2, whole genome shotgun sequence, a single genomic window includes:
- the LOC121772060 gene encoding uncharacterized protein LOC121772060 translates to MAEENANSMNLDLNLGPVDNSSDGGGEPRSGTYMDLAMNFEDWLDSPVHRVREAVRQRNHRWRSFWRQLPIPSETRNLALELADGSAPQIGEGSVASEDRPIGVAKICETVAGSVEDEDLGKKKEGAKSNGEEGSFFDCNICLDLAKDPVVTCCGHLFCWSCLYRWLHHHSDAKECPVCKGEVSTKNVTPIYGRGNVVRDQDLDSSLKIPVRPHARRIESWRQTIQRTATAFTIPVEEMIRRLGSAFDINRELAQIHSRHPDGLRDSPERSTALLNRFLTSRGMRRERTPTPPLDDVIDLTEGSPPNYETRERERERDSRRLTSLLLRRSSSHRAASLSNLTSAVNSAESLAAIESYFQSNAVERSPELPLPVVDDRDSVSSIAAVIHSESQTVDNAIEIDSTVVLSTLSSRRRNDASRISDVDSGDSRAPRRRRLN, encoded by the coding sequence ATGGCAGAAGAGAATGCTAATTCAATGAACCTCGATCTCAATTTGGGGCCAGTTGATAATTCTAGTGATGGTGGTGGTGAGCCTCGGTCGGGTACCTACATGGACCTTGCAATGAACTTTGAGGATTGGTTAGACAGTCCAGTTCATCGCGTTAGGGAGGCCGTTAGGCAGAGAAATCATAGGTGGCGATCGTTTTGGAGGCAGCTCCCGATCCCCTCAGAAACAAGGAATCTTGCTTTGGAATTGGCTGATGGGAGTGCACCGCAGATCGGTGAAGGCAGTGTGGCATCTGAGGATAGGCCAATTGGGGTAGCTAAGATATGTGAGACCGTGGCTGGTTCTGTTGAGGACGAGGATCTCGGTAAGAAGAAAGAGGGTGCTAAGAGCAATGGTGAGGAAGGGAGTTTCTTTGATTGCAATATATGCTTAGATTTAGCCAAGGATCCCGTTGTCACTTGCTGTGGCCACTTGTTTTGCTGGTCATGTCTATACCGTTGGTTGCATCATCATTCTGATGCTAAGGAGTGTCCCGTTTGCAAGGGAGAGGTCTCCACTAAGAACGTGACGCCTATATATGGCCGTGGCAACGTTGTCCGCGACCAAGATCTTGATTCTAGCCTCAAGATCCCTGTCAGGCCCCATGCCCGCCGGATCGAGAGCTGGAGGCAGACTATACAGAGGACTGCAACAGCCTTCACTATTCCCGTGGAGGAGATGATCAGGCGCCTCGGGAGCGCCTTTGACATAAACCGGGAGCTAGCTCAGATACATTCCCGGCACCCTGATGGCCTCCGCGACTCCCCAGAGAGGAGCACGGCTTTGCTCAACCGGTTCTTGACTTCTAGAGGAATGCGCAGGGAAAGAACTCCGACGCCCCCACTTGATGACGTGATTGACCTAACCGAGGGCAGCCCTCCCAACTACGAGACGAGAGAGAGGGAAAGGGAGAGGGATAGCCGTCGTCTCACATCACTGTTGCTTCGCAGATCAAGCTCCCATCGAGCTGCTTCATTGTCTAACCTCACATCTGCAGTCAACTCAGCGGAGTCTCTTGCTGCCATTGAGTCGTATTTCCAGAGCAATGCGGTGGAGAGGAGCCCGGAGCTGCCCCTTCCGGTGGTGGATGATAGGGATTCTGTGTCCAGCATTGCTGCTGTGATACACTCTGAGAGCCAAACTGTGGACAATGCCATAGAAATCGATTCCACTGTGGTGCTCTCAACTTTGTCTTCGAGGAGGAGGAACGATGCTTCGAGAATCTCGGACGTTGACAGTGGAGATTCGCGCGCCCCACGGCGTAGGAGGCTCAACTGA